From one Anopheles cruzii chromosome 3, idAnoCruzAS_RS32_06, whole genome shotgun sequence genomic stretch:
- the LOC128270716 gene encoding paramyosin-like, whose protein sequence is MRGEGFPSEGTAERRAKKKENLPSRDQRRLSLGPGDGDSRRLLKLKQQVEHQNQIISKLQEKIREKENMKPKAGSDREEILFLKNRIKKEVELQHKLLKSVATEAHNSANGQPWETIRLCPDKLAEHWCNPWIVGGTVEIEQRGFSCDSNQSPLNGSDLGSDHTADDGNCERLPERIEKELMNRDRVIEILQNRLERLTVDVRKVKRANEEFNIPRPAPADPESPRFCEADLSRRLEFYRNNTETLGRNLKQMDQALKTIQKELGALEDTPEDVAGCSKSCDRPSNPETIDLSTEDWQTPCHTPAKDGVRHAQQQTTRPRVCPKDAEVRKQYTLLLQEYTKKASECRQLTDRLATAKSVPREDRSTVDAEREMLQTRYSELLDEQDEFRVLLREQTVQLEDYRTKFLDAQTKIEEQKLQMDKLRVTNRRVEQQINFEIGQIKKKFQDKLRELTPYPRLLEDEQVRVEKLKHSNETLFAELERSLKQVKLLEEQLHSLRSSQEGEVQKAVHLLQLELEQLQQQQESLEKDKQTAQQEAGRKQIELDELRTESAKIIARTTQRMEQDRTLAQEKYAQLEHELAQCRAEASFTVANREEALREMHHQIKVLSGSFDDAQLQIQSLRNQLAYLQNEKLLCMV, encoded by the coding sequence ATGAGGGGGGAGGGGTTCCCAAGCGAAGGGACGGCGGAGcgcagagcaaaaaaaaaagaaaaccttccGTCCAGAGACCAAAGACGGTTATCCTTGGGGCCGGGAGATGGCGACTCACGGCGGCTTCTGAAGCTCAAGCAGCAGGTCGAACACCAGAACCAGATCATTTCTAAATTGCAGGAGAAGATtcgcgaaaaggaaaacatgaaaccAAAGGCGGGCAGCGACAGGGAAGAGATCTTGTTCCTGAAGAACCGCATCAAAAAGGAAGTGGAGCTGCAGCACAAGCTGCTGAAGAGCGTGGCGACGGAGGCACACAACAGCGCCAACGGTCAGCCGTGGGAAACTATCCGCCTGTGCCCCGATAAACTGGCCGAACACTGGTGCAATCCGTGGATTGTGGGCGGAACGGTGGAGATTGAGCAGAGAGGGTTCTCCTGCGATTCCAATCAGTCGCCACTAAACGGTAGCGATTTGGGTTCGGACcacacggccgacgacggcaacTGCGAAAGGCTGCCAGAGCGTATCGAAAAAGAGCTCATGAATCGGGATCGTGTGATCGAGATTCTGCAGAACCGCCTGGAGCGACTTACCGTCGATGTGCGCAAAGTGAAACGTGCCAATGAAGAGTTTAACATCCCCAGACCGGCTCCGGCGGACCCGGAAAGCCCACGGTTCTGCGAAGCAGACTTGTCCCGCCGGCTAGAGTTCTACCGTAACAACACGGAAACGTTGGGACGGAACCTCAAGCAGATGGACCAAGCACTGAAGACCATCCAGAAGGAGTTGGGTGCACTGGAGGACACTCCTGAAGATGTAGCGGGGTGTAGCAAATCGTGTGACCGGCCCTCGAACCCAGAGACGATTGATTTGTCGACGGAAGACTGGCAAACGCCATGTCACACTCCAGCCAAAGACGGCGTACGCCATGCGCAGCAACAAACAACGCGTCCCAGAGTCTGCCCGAAGGATGCGGAAGTCCGGAAGCAGTACACGCTCCTGCTGCAAGAGTACACCAAAAAGGCGTCCGAATGTCGGCAGCTGACGGATCGTCTCGCAACGGCGAAGAGCGTCCCGCGGGAGGACCGCTCGACGGTGGATGCCGAGCGCGAGATGCTACAGACTCGGTATTCCGAGCTGTTGGACGAGCAGGACGAGTTTCGGGTGCTGCTTCGGGAGCAGACGGTCCAGCTGGAGGACTATCGGACCAAGTTTCTCGACGCCCAAACAAAGATCGAAGAGCAGAAGCTTCAGATGGACAAATTGCGGGTGACCAACAGGCGCGTGGAACAACAAATAAACTTCGAGATCGGACAGATCAAGAAAAAGTTCCAGGATAAACTGCGCGAGCTGACACCGTACCCGCGGCTACTGGAAGACGAGCAGGTCAGGGTCGAGAAGCTGAAGCACTCCAATGAAACGCTCTTCGCGGAGCTGGAGCGATCGCTGAAGCAGGTGAAGCTGCTCGAAGAACAACTCCACAGCCTTCGGTCGTCGCAGGAAGGCGAGGTACAAAAAGCGGTGCACCTGCTACAGCTGGAACTGGaacagcttcagcagcagcaggagtcGCTCGAAAAGGATAAACAGACGGCACAACAGGAAGCGGGGCGGAAGCAGATCGAGCTGGACGAACTTCGCACGGAAAGTGCCAAGATTATTGCTCGTACGACCCAACGCATGGAGCAGGATCGCACGTTGGCCCAAGAGAAGTACGCTCAGCTGGAGCACGAGCTGGCCCAGTGCCGGGCCGAAGCGTCCTTTACGGTAGCGAACCGCGAGGAAGCGTTGCGGGAGATGCACCATCAGATCAAGGTGCTGTCGGGCAGCTTCGACGATGCGCAGCTTCAAATTCAGTCGCTCCGCAATCAGCTGGCATATTTGCAGAACGAAAAGCTCCTCTGCATGGTatga
- the LOC128270717 gene encoding nucleolar protein 4-like — translation MPFSSETTENNGSTTNTPGEDAYAGLIKDADKFKLMLLAWNYQNSAAAQNGTEGPDLATMTNLWQQYQNALAMTGKSTFSQAPVSERQSSPIEQQDETNSSEQKDEDDLSEDDSEDRLEATVNDPERLKAFNMFVRLFVDENLDRIIPISKQPKEKIQAIIDSCTRQFPEFAERARKRIRTYLKSCRRNKKTREGWENTSRPTPAHLTSVQAEQILAVACENESLNAKRMRIGLEPISQTVSQPAASSESPTAVPSMYQTITREQESTSVSTIKSEPMTSVPKISPVPSTPTPDMNQMKLNIPSASASSTPTIPTTVPTISNFHDYNTGFSNRSQHYQNFMNSVNSSSTSSGATTNTTMSALGTAAPTDLSMKRPILAHKLNSAEITAVKQLVTGYRESAAFLMRSADELENLLLQQQ, via the exons ATGCCGTTCAGTAGCGAGACAACGGAAAACAatggcagcaccaccaacacgccGGGTGAGGATGCGTACGCTG GTCTAATCAAGGATGCGGACAAGTTCAAGCTGATGCTTCTGGCGTGGAACTACCAGAACTCGGCGGCAG CTCAGAACGGGACGGAAGGGCCGGACCTGGCGACGATGACCAACCTGTGGCAGCAGTACCAGAACGCGCTGGCCATGACGGGCAAGTCCACCTTCAGCCAGGCGCCGGTCAGCGAGCGGCAATCGTCCCCGATCGAGCAGCAGGACGAAACGAACTCGTCGGAGCagaaggacgaggacgaccTGTCGGAGGACGACTCGGAGGACCGGCTCGAGGCGACCGTGAACGATCCGGAGCGGCTGAAGGCGTTCAACATGTTCGTGCGCCTGTTCGTCGACGAGAACCTGGACCGTATCATACCGATCTCGAAGCAGCCGAAGGAGAAGATCCAGGCCATCATCGATTCGTGCACCCGGCAGTTCCCGGAGTTCGCCGAACGGGCCCGTAAGCGCATCCGCACGTATCTCAAGTCCTGCCGGCGCAACAAGAAAACGCGCGAGGGCTGGGAGAACACG TCCCGCCCCACGCCGGCTCATTTGACGTCGGTGCAGGCGGAACAGATACTGGCCGTGGCGTGCGAAAACGAGAGCCTAAACGCAAAGCGCATGCGAATAGGCCTAGAGCCGATCAGCCAAACGGTCAGTCAACCTGCGGCG TCGTCGGAATCTCCGACAGCGGTACCGAGTATGTACCAAACGATCACCCGTGAGCAAGAGTCCACGTCCGTGTCCACGATCAAGAGCGAACCGATGACGAGCGTCCCCAAGATCTCGCCCGTACCCAgcacaccgacaccggacaTGAACCAGATGAAGCT AAACATacccagtgccagtgccagctCGACTCCTACGATCCCCACCACGGTACCGACCATTTCGAACTTCCACGACTACAACACCGGCTTCTCGAACCGCTCGCAGCACTACCAGAACTTCATGAACTCGGTCAACAGCAGTAGCACCAGCAGTggagccaccaccaacacgaccATGTCCGCTTTGGGTACCG CCGCCCCAACCGATCTCTCGATGAAGCGACCCATTCTGGCGCACAAGCTGAACAGTGCGGAAATCACGGCCGTCAAGCAGCTGGTCACGGGCTACCGGGAGTCGGCCGCCTTTCTGATGCGCAGCGCCGACGAGCTGGAGAACTTGCTGCTCCAGCAACAGTAA